Part of the Terrisporobacter glycolicus ATCC 14880 = DSM 1288 genome is shown below.
ATGATACTGATTTAAGCATCATAGATGAAGATATATTAAATACCTTAGAATTTTTAATAAAAGAAGTCAAAATACTTCTTAGTAATTCTGATGATAATATTAATGAAAATAATGTTCCCATTTACATGGAGAAACTATTAAAAATTTGTGAAGAAAAAGATACAAATGACTTACTAAATCTACAATTGCTAGATAGTATGATTTTATTGTCTGATACTATAAAGTCATTAGAATTGCTAGATAAAAAACAGTATAACTTTGTAAATAGATCCCATGAAATATCTGAACTTTTCTCAGATAGCAAAATAAAATCATTCCTTACAGATAGAAAATCTATAAGATTTTGCTATGCTATAAGAGTTGCCATTTGTATAAGTATTGGTTCATTTATTATGCAGTATTTTAACTTATCTGAAGGTAGATGGATTTTATTTACTTTATTTTCCTTAATAAGCCCTTTATATGAAGTGTCAAAATCTAAAACTAAAGATAGATTATTTGCCACATTAATAGGTGCTGTTGTCATATTTGCATTATTTAGTATTTTCAAAGATCCAACAACAAGAATGTTAATAGTACTCACAGCTGGATATCTAAACGGATATGCTTCTGAATATAAATATGCTACTATATTTGTTACAATTTCTGCCATAGGTTCAGCAGCTTTAGTTGGAAGTGTGGAAGTACTTACAATAAATAGAATTTTATTTGTTTTAGTTGGTACAGTAATTGCCCTATTAGCTAACAAATATATTTTCCCTTACAAAGTAAAAGACTCTATGATACAACTTAAAAATATGTATCATGAAACTATTATATGTATGCTTAAAGAAGTACAAAATTTAATAGAGGGAAATAAACAACCTACAACTATGAAAAATTTAATAGTTTTAACTTCTTTAATAGATGCAAAAGCAAGAGCCAATGAAAAAATAACAAATTCACCACATTATAGTCAAATAATTAGTGGAAGAAGGTTTCTGACTACAAGTATTTATGAACTTTATATGTTAATATTAAGAGGCAATATAAATTTCCAAAACCAAAAAGAAATCTTAAATGATTTAAATGGCCTAATCTATTACTTTAATGAAGATATTGATACAAAAATTACTCATATTGAACAAGGAATAAATAGCGTAAAAGATATTAACACTAAAATAATATTAAGTAGTATTATTGTCATATTAAGAGAATTAATCCATTTAAACCAATTAGATAAATCAATATAATAAAAAAATCTTAAGCTATAAACAGCTTAAGATTTTTTATTTTCTAATACTTAATTATTTGACTTTGTTATTCTTCTTGATTCAAATATACATAAACCAATACATAGTAAATACGGAATAATAGCAACTAAAAGATTCTTTCCAAAGCTAATATTTGTAAAACTTTCTATTATAGAGGGAATATACATTAAAAATGGCATCATTAAATACCATACATCTATTTTTTTTGATACAATAAAAGATAATACAAATAACACGCCAATTATTATACTCACTACTGATTTATCAATAACTATAGATTGTTCCATATTTCTTCCTATAAGTTGTATAATAACAATAGTTACTATATTCATAAAAAACAAAACAAATATACCTATAGTAAACTTTTTATCTTTAAATGCAAATTTTCTAGCTAGAACCACTAGTAAAACAGTCATAACTATATAGTCTAATGGAGTTAATATTGCTTCCATAATTGACATGGTAACTATACCATTTTTTATTCCACTTAAAAATATCCACGTTCCAAAACCTAGAATAAGCATTAAGGCTGTTTCTATTAATTCTTTTTTACTAAAAGATAGTTCCTCAGCCACAGATTTTGCATATTCTTCAGGTGAATTCCCAAAAATATCTTCTACCCTTTTCCCTTCTTGCTCTCCAAGCATTAAATGCTCTTCTGCTTCAGCTATAAACTCCTTAATTTCATTTTCACTTTTTCCCGTACTTATTAAATACATATTTAGGTTTAATATGAACTCTTCCCCCTCTTTAGATATTGTATAATTATAGTTTTTGCTCATAATCTACTCCTCCTTACTTCCCTTCCAACAATTTATTTACACTAGTGGATATGTCTTTCCATATTTCCATAAAATCCCCTAACTGTTCCCTACCTTTATCTGTTAAAGAATAATACTTTCTCTTTGGCCCACTTTCTGATGATTTAGTAGTTGTTGTAACTAACCCTTCTTTTTTCATTCTTATTAATAAGGGGTATATACTCCCTTCACTAACCATATCGAACCCATATAAATCTAATTTTTGGGTCATTTCATATCCATATACTTCTTCCTCTGATATAACAGCCAGCAAACATCCTTCTAAAATGCCCTTTAACATTTGCGTTGAATTCATTTCATACCTCCTATATTGTAATGCAAGGTAGTTATGTAACTTGTATTACAACCTACTATAATTATAATATACTCCACTCTATCTTGTTTTGCAATATAGTTGTAATAATTTTATTATTTTTTCTCTTAATACTAAAAAAAGCAGAAGATAATTATTTTATCTTCCACTTTATGCTTTTCTAATTTAATACAGTTTTATTATATTCTATTAAGTAACTTTCCATTAAATCTTCTACTGCTTCTTTTGTAAAAACATCTACTATCTCAACATATTTTTCATTTATTGCTAAATTAATATAAGATGAACATAGTTCTGATACTGCATATCCTAAAGCTTGTGTAAACCTCCTTGCAATAGAATTATTTATGCCTATGGATATAATGGTAACTCCTCCAGGTATTAATCTTAATATTTTTCCAAGAAGCATTTTGTAGATAAATTTTTCTTGGTCTAATAAAATATTTTCATTTAAAATCTGCTTGGCATCTAAATTGTATTTATTAACTTCCCAAGTGTTTAATATTTTTAAGCACATTTCACTCTCCAAATCCATAAGCATTGAGGAATCTGACATAGATATTGGAGTAAATGCCTCTTCTGCTGCTAATTCTCCGTAGGGTATCAATATATTTTCATTTATATATTCTTTTTTTGAAGTAAAATCTAGTTCTTTATTTAAATACTTTATTTTAATTTCCACTATTATTTTCCTCCATCTATAGAAAATTAACTTAACTTGAGACAGCTACAATTTATATAGCCAAAGAAGTAATTTTGTTGCTGATTCAGCTAACCATAATGCTCAAATAAGTTCTTTAGACATATTATTCTATAAATGATTATAAATACCTTTATTTATATAAGTTATTTTATATCACTTATTTTTTTCCTCACAAATCTCTTCTTTTGTTAAAATCTTTTTCCTAGATATCATCATATTGCACTCCTGGCAATAATAGCTTATACTTCCTCACCCATCTAAAACTTCTAGTTTGCTTTTACAATGTGGGCAATAATATTCTTTCATTATAAATATATCTCCTTATTCTTAATTTATAGTTTCATAACTTATTTTTTCTCAATATTATTACTGTTAATACAAAAATTATTATACCCTATTATATATTGATCTAATTTGTATTTTCATATATAAAAAAGACTCTGAAAACATCTTTTAATATGTTTCAAAGTCTTTTTTATTCATCAAATATTAATTTAATTCATCGCTACATTCTTTTACTATAATTTGGTATACATCTTGGTAAGGCTTATTGTGTTTTTTGCATAGTTCTATTACACTGTCATATTCTGGATAAATTCTTTTTCCTGTAGATAGATGACAAACTTTTACTGCTACTTCTCCTAATGAAGTTTGAACTTTTTTAATTTTTCTTTTTAAAATACATCTTTCCATTTTTTGTTTCCTAATTCCAATAGTTGTAGTTTCTTCAAAGATAATATCTTCTAATTTAGCTACATCTTCTTCCTTACAAATAACATTTAATTGATAAGCCGGGCGATTTTTTTTCATAAATACTGGCATATAGTGAACATCTCTAGCTCCTGCTTTGTATAAACGCTCCATTACATATCCTAAAGCTTCTCCTGAACAATCATCTATATTACTTTCTAACTTTACAATAAAATCTTTGTATTCACTTTCATCTTCTATAAGCATGGCTCTTAATATGCTTGCTCTCTCGTATGTTCTTTTACCTGCTCCTAAACCTATTTTTTTAATAGAAAATTCCTCTGGAAGCTTATCTTCAGTTTTGATAGCTGCCACAATAGCTGCACCTGTAGGTGTTACTAATTCTGCTTCTATATTTGTAAGACGAAGTTTTAGATTATTATTTGCTACAATTTTAGAAACTGCTGGTACTGGAACTGGTATTACTCCATGTTGACAACGAATAAATCCACATCCTTCGTATAGGACTGGTACAACTACTTCTTCTATTTCTAAATTATCTAAACAAACTGCTACAGCTATTATATCTACTATAGAATCTACTGCTCCAACCTCATGAAAATGTACTTCATCTATACTAACTCCATGAGCTGCTGCTTCTGCTTCTCCTAATATATTAAAAATTTTCACTGCAATTTGTTTTGCATTACTTGTAATATCAGCTTTTTCAATAATAGAGATTACATCTGACAATCCACGATGTTCATGATGATTATTATGCTCATGAGAATGTGTTTCCTCATGATTATGAGCGTGATGATGGTCGTGGTCATGATCATGGTGATGTCCATGATGATCATCATGACTGTGGTCATCTTCACCATAAAGGTAGTTCATATCATGGTCATGATTTTCATGTTTATGATCTAAAATCACATTAAAATCACAAACATCTAATCCACTTTTTATTACTCTACTTATTTCTGTTTTAAAACCATCAATTGGTAAACTTTCTAAAGCTTTATTTAAAACTTCTTCACTAGCCCCCAAATCCAATAAGGCTGCAACCGTCATATCTCCACTAATTCCACTGTAGCATTCTAAATATAATTTATTAATCATTGTCTTCCCCCTAGTTTGTTAATCTATATTGTCATTTTATAATTTTTTTAGATTTTTTTCCACTTTTTTATTCATTAAATTCTAGTTCATGGGCAATTTCTTTTAAATATGTTGTTATTGGAAGATGTTGTGGACAAATATTTTCACATTGTTTGCATTCTATACACTCTGATACATCTCTATGCTTATCTTTTAAGTTTTCATAGCACACCAATGAAAAGTTAAGTTGTAATGATCCAAATCTTTTAAGATTATTATAGATTGAAAAACATTCTGGAATTGCAACATTCTTAGGACAATTTTCTGTACAGTAATGACATGATGTACAAGGAATTGCTATACTTGACTTTATTATAGCTCCTGCCTTTTCAATAATTTTTTCTTCTCTTTCATTCAATTGTTGAAATTCTTTCATATAACTTATATTATCTTGAAGTTGTTCTTTATTACTCATTCCACTTAATACAACCATTACATTATCAAGGGATGCTGCATATCTTATTGCCCAGGATGCTGTGGAAAGTTGACTATTCTCTTCTTTAAATAGCTTCTCTGCATCTGGTGAAATATTTGCTAAAGAGCCACCTTTAATTGGTTCCATAACAATTACAGGCTTATTGTGTTTCTTAGCCACTTCATAACATTTTCTTGATTGAACAATATCATCTTCCCAATCTATATAGTTAATTTGTAGTTGTACATATTCCATTTCTGGATGATTCGTAAGTATTTTATCAAGAACCTCAGCGCTATCATGAAAAGAAAAACCAATGTGTTTAATTTTTCCTTCTGATTTTTTTTCTTTTATAAATTCAAAAGCACCTATTTCTTCTGATAATAAATATGTTTGGTCTCCTATTCCATGTAACCAGTAATAATCAAAATATTCTACTCCACATTTTATCAACTGCTCATTAAATATTTTAGGAATCTGAGACTTTTCATTTATCATAAACATTGGTAATTTATCTGTAATAGTATAAGCATTCCTTGGATATCTTCTTACTACTGCTTCTCTAAATGCTATTTCACTATTTCCATTATGATAAGGATATGCTGTATCAAAATAAGTAAATCCATTTTTCATATATTCATCTATCATAAAAGTAAATTTGACCATATCAATACTTCCCTGGTCATCCTTATCAATAAGTGGCAAACGCATAAGACCAAATCCTAATTTTTTAGTTTCCATTATACTACCCCCAATTGCTTATTTTTTATTATTCGTATTATAAATAGTATTCATTCAAGTACTATACAATTCAAAATATACATTTAAAAAATAAACATGGTAAAGAACCTAGATATCTAGTAGCTAGGCTCTTTAAATTATTGATTTTTTTCTCTTAATTCTTTTTCACTCATTATTAAACCTTTTTCATATAAATCAATTTTATAATCTAAACGCTCTAAGGTTTTGTTCATTTCTTCTATTTTTTCAGATAAAGCCTTACGTTGGTCTATTAGTAATGCTTTTCTCTCATCAACAGTTGAATCTCCTTGCTGAAACATCGTAACATAGTCTATTAAAACTTCTATGGGAAGTCCTGCCCCCCTCATACATTTTATAAACTCAACCCAGTTGCAATCTTCCTGGGTATAATCTCTTACACCGCTTTTATTTCGATTTACTGTTGGTATTAACCCCACTCTTTCGTAATATCTTAGTGTATCCGCTGATAATCCATATTTTTTACTTACTTCTGTAATTGTCATAAGCGTATTCCTTTCATCTTATTATAATTTACATATTTTGTAAATTTCTTTTCGTAACTTTAATTATTTATTTTATTACTTTATAAACTTTCACTATTTTAATTTTATAATAACTCTTGGAGTGGACTCCAAGTCAAGGGTTTTATATTAAAAAAGAGTGTAAATTACTTTACACTCTCTCAATACTATGCTAAATATTTATTTATTATTTTATCTAAATCTTCTCTATTATTTTTTATAAATTTTTCATATGTTGTTTTTGAATTATCTATCTCCATAGCTAAATCATATAAAAACTTAGGAATATCTTCTCTTATTATATCTCCAACTTTTTTACCTAAAACTGCTCCATCTTTTCCATGTCTTCCATCCATATGAAGTTCAAATGCTTCTTTTGAAACATCATTGACCCTTTTTTTCTTACCAGCAAAACCAAGAGCTCCTATTTGATGTGTTCCACATGAATTATTACAACCAGAAATACGAACTGACGGTAATATATCTTTTTCTAAACCTTTTGATTTAAAATATTCTAATATTTCATTTAGTAAATATTGACTATGAGCAATACCTATTTGGCATGTTGGTACACCTATACATGCTGTACTTTGAGCTAATAGAGTTTCCCCACCTAAGTTTTGAGTAGTCTCTATTAATTCTTTTGCTTCGTTTCCATTTAAGTTTCTTATATATATACCTTCACTCATTGATAGTCTTATTTCAACATCTTCTACATTTTCTATATTTTCGATTATAGATTTTAGAGTATCTAATTTTAAAATTCCTCCAATTGGATGGAAATAAACTGTATATAATCCTTTTTGTTTTTGTTCTATTAATCTAGAATGAACTAAATCTGTTGTTATACCTTTTTTATTGTATTCTTTTTTATTTACAATTAAATCTAAATCTTCTTTTTTCATAACATCAGCTAAATGTTTTTTATAACACTCTATTAATACTTCTTCACCCATTCTTGCTTGTATATATCTAGTACGAGCTTTATTTTTATTTGAGTAATCCCCTTGTGCAATAAATAAATTAGTCATAGCTTCTACATGATATAAAACTTCCTTAGGTTCTATTAACTCTCCAAATTCAACTGATTTAAGAGGATTTTTTCCAAGTCCTCCTGTTAAGTAAACTTTAAAAAATTCTTTGTCATCTTTTTTTGTAGCTATAAACCCTAAATCAGCTATTTGAGCATTACCTCTATCACTTTCACTACTTGAAAAAGATACTTTTAACTTTCTAGGTAACTTGTAAGTAGTTATTTTTTTCATAAAATGCTCATTTACTGCTTTAGCATATTCAGTCACATCAAAAGCTTCTTCTTTATCCACACCACTTAGAGGTGAAATAGATACATTTCTTGGAAAGTTTCCTCCTCCACCTCTTGTGTATATGTTGTGTTGAAGTGCTTCTTCCATTATGTCGCAAACTTCGTCTATACTTAGCCCATGTAATTGCACAGCTTGACGTGTAGTAGTATGTACACTATCTAAATTTCTCTC
Proteins encoded:
- a CDS encoding FUSC family protein, with protein sequence MNKKLIISKTSTFIFVVIFVVFFKLIFGEENTLIGVSTITATLMFLERDLTLSPGRSAIKLILINLLIGLSSYLVISNMYLGILVNFFTLFIISYNFCYNLRNPLYIPFTLQYIFLLSNPVDSKGFLIRIIALISGALVIVLAQILVNNNKLSKSGNKLLESVCESIVNKIEYKEQYDLVDDGIEKVNHSIDAFRTMVYDKREHNYYLTEEGRLKLNLSVALENIHTMIHDTDLSIIDEDILNTLEFLIKEVKILLSNSDDNINENNVPIYMEKLLKICEEKDTNDLLNLQLLDSMILLSDTIKSLELLDKKQYNFVNRSHEISELFSDSKIKSFLTDRKSIRFCYAIRVAICISIGSFIMQYFNLSEGRWILFTLFSLISPLYEVSKSKTKDRLFATLIGAVVIFALFSIFKDPTTRMLIVLTAGYLNGYASEYKYATIFVTISAIGSAALVGSVEVLTINRILFVLVGTVIALLANKYIFPYKVKDSMIQLKNMYHETIICMLKEVQNLIEGNKQPTTMKNLIVLTSLIDAKARANEKITNSPHYSQIISGRRFLTTSIYELYMLILRGNINFQNQKEILNDLNGLIYYFNEDIDTKITHIEQGINSVKDINTKIILSSIIVILRELIHLNQLDKSI
- a CDS encoding nitrite/sulfite reductase, with translation MNNLKEKLLAEIADFRSIGHRFERKEISALEFKGTSGGMGVYAHRGGEEFMIRLRIPSGILNVEQLKLIYKFANERNLDSVHTTTRQAVQLHGLSIDEVCDIMEEALQHNIYTRGGGGNFPRNVSISPLSGVDKEEAFDVTEYAKAVNEHFMKKITTYKLPRKLKVSFSSSESDRGNAQIADLGFIATKKDDKEFFKVYLTGGLGKNPLKSVEFGELIEPKEVLYHVEAMTNLFIAQGDYSNKNKARTRYIQARMGEEVLIECYKKHLADVMKKEDLDLIVNKKEYNKKGITTDLVHSRLIEQKQKGLYTVYFHPIGGILKLDTLKSIIENIENVEDVEIRLSMSEGIYIRNLNGNEAKELIETTQNLGGETLLAQSTACIGVPTCQIGIAHSQYLLNEILEYFKSKGLEKDILPSVRISGCNNSCGTHQIGALGFAGKKKRVNDVSKEAFELHMDGRHGKDGAVLGKKVGDIIREDIPKFLYDLAMEIDNSKTTYEKFIKNNREDLDKIINKYLA
- the larC gene encoding nickel pincer cofactor biosynthesis protein LarC, which encodes MINKLYLECYSGISGDMTVAALLDLGASEEVLNKALESLPIDGFKTEISRVIKSGLDVCDFNVILDHKHENHDHDMNYLYGEDDHSHDDHHGHHHDHDHDHHHAHNHEETHSHEHNNHHEHRGLSDVISIIEKADITSNAKQIAVKIFNILGEAEAAAHGVSIDEVHFHEVGAVDSIVDIIAVAVCLDNLEIEEVVVPVLYEGCGFIRCQHGVIPVPVPAVSKIVANNNLKLRLTNIEAELVTPTGAAIVAAIKTEDKLPEEFSIKKIGLGAGKRTYERASILRAMLIEDESEYKDFIVKLESNIDDCSGEALGYVMERLYKAGARDVHYMPVFMKKNRPAYQLNVICKEEDVAKLEDIIFEETTTIGIRKQKMERCILKRKIKKVQTSLGEVAVKVCHLSTGKRIYPEYDSVIELCKKHNKPYQDVYQIIVKECSDELN
- a CDS encoding PadR family transcriptional regulator, whose product is MNSTQMLKGILEGCLLAVISEEEVYGYEMTQKLDLYGFDMVSEGSIYPLLIRMKKEGLVTTTTKSSESGPKRKYYSLTDKGREQLGDFMEIWKDISTSVNKLLEGK
- a CDS encoding aldo/keto reductase, which produces METKKLGFGLMRLPLIDKDDQGSIDMVKFTFMIDEYMKNGFTYFDTAYPYHNGNSEIAFREAVVRRYPRNAYTITDKLPMFMINEKSQIPKIFNEQLIKCGVEYFDYYWLHGIGDQTYLLSEEIGAFEFIKEKKSEGKIKHIGFSFHDSAEVLDKILTNHPEMEYVQLQINYIDWEDDIVQSRKCYEVAKKHNKPVIVMEPIKGGSLANISPDAEKLFKEENSQLSTASWAIRYAASLDNVMVVLSGMSNKEQLQDNISYMKEFQQLNEREEKIIEKAGAIIKSSIAIPCTSCHYCTENCPKNVAIPECFSIYNNLKRFGSLQLNFSLVCYENLKDKHRDVSECIECKQCENICPQHLPITTYLKEIAHELEFNE
- a CDS encoding MerR family transcriptional regulator; the protein is MTITEVSKKYGLSADTLRYYERVGLIPTVNRNKSGVRDYTQEDCNWVEFIKCMRGAGLPIEVLIDYVTMFQQGDSTVDERKALLIDQRKALSEKIEEMNKTLERLDYKIDLYEKGLIMSEKELREKNQ